AACTCCCCTTCTTTCTTCCTACGTGGAGAACAGGTCCATCTGACGAGGATTCAGACCAGTAGGTGCAAGGCCAAGCATCTCCGAAAACTGCTTCGCATTCGCTGCTGCATCTCCTCCAGAGTTATTGTTGAACAAAATGCAGACTTCATCCGCTTCCTGTTCGAGCAGTCTGATGTGTTCAACCCACTCTGCAAGCTCTGTCTCACTGTATCGATATAAATAACGGACATCTCGCCAATTTTGTCCCTCTCCGGGATCTCGCCAGCCCGCTTTGTTGCGCCCATGAAAGCGAACCAACGCCAAGGATGGCTTCGTCACGGCAGGAACAATCGGGACTGAGCCTTTCCCGACTTGCGGTTCGTCACATACGACATGTGTCGCTTCGATCTTGCGCAAGAAATCAAGCGTTCGCTCCGAATAACGTGATTCAAACCAGCTTTGATGGCGAAACTCCACCGCAAACGGATATGCCTGCATGGCTTGGCGGCAAGCAGCCACATACTGGACATGCTCCCGGGTACAATCAAACCACGGCGGAAACTGAAACAACAATGCTTTGAGCTTGCCAGCC
The window above is part of the Brevibacillus brevis NBRC 100599 genome. Proteins encoded here:
- a CDS encoding DUF72 domain-containing protein; protein product: MTTIQVGVCGWGDQHELYVQGVRNRDKLSVYASHFPIVEVDSSFYAILPQRNYESWVKDTPERFGFIVKPHQGMTGHQRGDASGSRRELFRQFEESIQPVVEAGKLKALLFQFPPWFDCTREHVQYVAACRQAMQAYPFAVEFRHQSWFESRYSERTLDFLRKIEATHVVCDEPQVGKGSVPIVPAVTKPSLALVRFHGRNKAGWRDPGEGQNWRDVRYLYRYSETELAEWVEHIRLLEQEADEVCILFNNNSGGDAAANAKQFSEMLGLAPTGLNPRQMDLFST